One Carassius carassius chromosome 28, fCarCar2.1, whole genome shotgun sequence genomic window carries:
- the LOC132107886 gene encoding tsukushi-like: MLAWKSKSSPTDESRHMLTMATLCLFFSLLGLAVTGAVKNCHPQCRCEVESFGLFDSFSLTKVDCSGIGPVNAPVPIPLDTSHLDLSLNSITFISDSMLSGPGYTTLVSLDLSGNLISHASPKAFSKLRYLETLDLSNNALEDLGDSCFTGLPLVELDLSENRFKEFNLDLFTPRAQDVPIMVDLSRNLLTSISRKTLGHPLNIKSLMLAGNQLKKVPMLNGIPLQYLNLDGNLIFTIDAGAFDSMTELVHLSLSSLSDLTLIQPDAFRGLKNLQVLDLSNNSRLKTLSPDVFSGLVSLQELNLSNTPVTPLSRTVFTQLPSIKSIALGPNVHCWKTHKQGQFHRQIGQAKPNDILTCDNAGMIL, translated from the coding sequence CTCACTATGGCCACATTGTGTCTCTTCTTCTCTTTGCTTGGCCTGGCTGTCACGGGAGCCGTGAAGAACTGCCATCCACAGTGTCGGTGTGAAGTGGAGAGCTTTGGCCTCTTCGACAGTTTCAGCCTTACTAAAGTGGACTGCAGTGGAATCGGCCCTGTGAACGCTCCTGTCCCCATCCCTCTGGACACGTCCCATCTCGACCTCTCCTTAAACTCCATCACCTTCATCAGCGACTCGATGCTCTCCGGACCGGGTTACACCACCTTGGTTAGTCTGGACCTGAGCGGCAATCTCATTTCACACGCCAGTCCCAAAGCGTTCTCCAAACTTCGCTACCTTGAGACGTTGGACCTGAGCAACAACGCTCTTGAGGATCTCGGCGACAGCTGCTTCACAGGACTCCCTCTGGTTGAGCTGGACCTGAGTGAAAACAGATTCAAAGAGTTCAATCTTGATCTCTTCACACCCAGAGCACAGGATGTACCAATCATGGTGGACCTGTCACGAAACCTTCTTACATCCATTTCCAGGAAGACCCTTGGCCATCCATTGAACATCAAGAGTCTTATGCTGGCAGGGAACCAACTGAAGAAGGTGCCGATGCTTAACGGGATCCCACTTCAGTATCTGAACCTGGACGGGAATCTCATCTTCACCATTGATGCAGGTGCCTTTGATTCGATGACAGAACTGGTTCACCTGTCTCTCAGCAGCCTGTCTGACCTGACCCTCATTCAACCAGATGCTTTTAGAGGTTTGAAGAACCTTCAGGTCTTAGACTTGTCAAACAACAGCCGGCTCAAGACGTTGAGTCCGGATGTTTTTAGTGGCCTCGTTTCTTTACAAGAGCTCAATTTGTCCAATACTCCTGTCACACCGTTATCAAGGACCGTCTTTACACAGTTGCCAAGCATAAAGAGCATAGCTTTAGGTCCAAACGTGCATTGCTGGAAGACACACAAGCAAGGACAGTTTCACAGACAGATTGGACAAGCCAAACCTAATGACATACTTACCTGTGATAACGCAGGAATGATCTTATGA